TTTATTTTCCCCCACGTAACAGGTCTGTAAGAGGCCTCGAAATCAGGCTATAAGCGCGAATGAACGGCTTATAAAAATTTGTGAATCCCAGAAACCTCTGGAGCTTGCTTCGTGTGTGAGGCAGAGTCCATCCCACGACCGCCTCAACCTTACCTGTTTGCATATGCATGGAGCTTGGCCTGATGGTGTAACCCAGGAAGGTAACCTCCCGAAGGTGGAACTCACACTTCTCCAGCTTGCAATACAGGTTATTGCACAGAGCATGCCCAGGACTGCCCGTACATCTTGCACATATTGGTCCGGGGTCTGTGAATAGATCAAAATGTCGTCTATATAAGCGACAACACACCTATTCAGATATTCCCTCAGGACCTTGTTGATAAACGCCTGAAAGAACGATGGCACCAATGCCAAGCCATAAGGCAGAACGCGGTACTCATAGTGCCCGGCCGCAGGACTAAATGCCATTTTCCACTCATCCCCTTTGCAAATGCGGTGCAGTGTAGATCAAGTTTGGTGAATATTCTCGCTGACCGCAGCTTCTCTACTGCCGAAGGCACCAGAGGCAGCGGGTAGGAAAAATTCACCAAGAGGGAACtgagccctcggtaatctacACATGGTCTCAAGCCCCTGTCCTTCTTCTTAACGAAGAATATGCTGGCTGAGGCAGGCAAGGTGGAGGGAGTGATATAACCCTGCGTGAGTACCTCTTTTATGTATTGTCCCAttaccttctcctcctcttgtgATAGTGGATAGATCCAAAGACACATCCCCGTGAGACACTGTAACTTCCCAGGTTAGCAAGTTACCCATCAAGGAGTTTCTCACCCAAGCGTGCCCCCTCCTGGAGTTGGTGTTCTTCCTGGGGAGAGCTGTCTCACCCATCTCCATGGGTTCTGCTGGTGGGGTCTCACTGGGTGGCTCTGGCATGGGAGCCTGCGGGGTGATGGAAGGCGAAGCCCTTCTTCTCTTTTCCTGGAGTAGCCTGTCAAAGGTTATGGCAAGATGCACAACCTGATTAAAGGTCAGCTCTTTGGGGCGACAAGACAGTTCAGACCGTAGGTTGGGCCTCAGCCCTGCTAAGAAAAAATCCCTTGCACTTCTCAGGATCCCCTTCATACATCTCGGGAGGGGCGATGGGCGCTCTGCATTCGCTTTGATGGGTGGTCCGCTCTGCATTCGCCTGGACCGAGGGAATGGATTGGTGCTCGTGGGTGTGTGCTGTGAAGGGGTATGAGCTGAGGCatacgccctctggtggcgacctgACCTCCCCACAATGACAACAACAAAGTGGTGTGAACAAATTAgaaatttgttttattatttattttatttttgttcggTTGCACATTCAGGAACCTGAAGACACAAGTGGTCTTTTTAAACCAAAAATCAGAGCTGAGCGTCTGCACACATTCATGTACCACTTTGTTATATATTCaaataaatgcatattttgttCAAAATAATTTGACTTTGCAAACTGAAAGGACATCAGGGAATCAGAAGACATTTCACAACTTTTGAGTATTTGTAAATAGGAGTTTCACTGAAAAGTTTCACTGAACCCATCTTTTTTTACCAAATGCTGTTTTGCCATTGGAGAGTTGTGGAGCAGCCCACCGATGTAACTCACTGTATATGTGTAGAGGATGTAGAGAAACAAACAGGCTGTTTTGCTCCTTATGCTCTGATCAGGTCACAAATCAGTATTTTCAAAATAGTATCACCCTTTGCCTTCAAAAAAGGATCAGCATCAAATATTGATTTAAGTTTCTCTTTTGTTCATTCACTTTGCATTTTGTTAATAACAAAAATACATTGAAAATTATTGAAAGCATGATTATTTTGCAGCATATTTTTAATGTTCCTAAAGGTTTTGTACAATACTGTACGTAAATTTGACATGACAACACCTCAGAGATTCAGAAGACCTATCAAAACTTTTAACTTGCAAATTGTCCACAAACCCCAGTCATGTTTCTCCATGATAGCATACATGGTCTGCCTCTGTATTTTTTTCACAGGTTATGTAAGGTTTCCCCTTCAGTCAATTATGTACAGTGACTCTACCTCATGCTTTTGCTCGACCATCAGCCAACTTCTGGTAATGCTGAGTGATGAAAAACACAAAGAAGGGATGTGTGAGTCATTGCCGTGGTCTCTGGAGGACTAAATGATATATAAATGTGCTACTGTGCTCTACTATTGATGACAAACTGTCAAATGAAGTTGCCTGAATCAAAAGCTGGAAAGTAAAGTCACAGGTAAGATATAACAGAGGCATTAATCCATGACAATGTCTTTATATATGAAAAAGGATTATTGTTTCAAATGGTAAATGGTCAAATTTGTTATATGTTGTCATTACTGGCTGTTTTAGGATGTTTATTATTTGAGGCAGCAATGTTTTGAGCCCTAGAGCATTCAAACTAAAAACTTGTCCAAAATGTGTAGTCCATGCAATGAATGAATTGTATTTTTTCAACTTTCAGCAAATATTTTTTTTGCTCCAACATATGATTAGAAACTTGTTTGCTAGGTAAATACAATGATCAAAGTATTTTAACTTTTCTGCTACATTTCTGTTTCTTTCAGAGATTTTAATGGAGTTCCAATTTTCAAATGACACCTTCAGCTGGGTCCTTCAGATTGCCAAATTTGATGTCTCTCCAGATGTTGTATATCCTGTCTTCCTGACTGGAGCTCTGATCTACTTGTTTTCAGTGTTATGTAATGGAATAATTCTAACACTCATTGTGACACAACGGAGTCTTCATAAGCCAATGTACTACATTATGTTCAGCCTCCCTCTAGCAGATATATTAGCAATCACCACGATCCTTCCAAGactgttaacagatattttaactCAATCAAATGTTGTCTATTACCCAACATGTGTCTTACAGGGTTTTATTGTGCATTTATATGCAAATTGTGTAAATTATATCCTGGCAGCAATGGCGTTTGACCGCTATATAGCTATATGCAAGCCACTCAGATATCACGCTATAATGACACCCTTCACAGTTGGAGGTATAATAGCTTTGGCGTGGGGTCTTGGCTTTGTCTTAGTAGTAGTGATGTTTGCCCTTCAGGCCAGACTACCAAAGTGCAAGAcatttattgttaatgtgtattGTTCAAATATGACTTTAGTGCAACTTTCATGTGCAGGTGATATTACAGTAAACAATATATATGGCTTAGTTTTGACAGGATTTACACAGGCTGTTAGTGTGGGTGTTCAGTTATTCTCATATTTACAAATCCTCAAAACCTGCCTTACCCACTCTCAATCTGATGCTAAAATTAAGGCTGTAAATACTTGTTCAGCACAGATAATTATATTTGTTCTGTTTGAAATATTTGGTACCACAGCAATACTTTCATATCGTTTCCAAAATATATCTTCAAATGCACAAAAACTGTGTGGCATATTAGCTCTCACATTCCCTCCATTTGCCAATCCAattatatatggaatgaaaacaaaaGACATTCGAAATGCATTTATTGtggtcttaaaaaaaaaacaaaaggtgACATTCACATGAATAAAAGGTTTTGTAATTCAggattattaaaaaaataatgctgttACTGGCTTAAAATATTGCAT
This sequence is a window from Brachyhypopomus gauderio isolate BG-103 chromosome 16, BGAUD_0.2, whole genome shotgun sequence. Protein-coding genes within it:
- the LOC143478235 gene encoding olfactory receptor 52B2-like, which encodes MEFQFSNDTFSWVLQIAKFDVSPDVVYPVFLTGALIYLFSVLCNGIILTLIVTQRSLHKPMYYIMFSLPLADILAITTILPRLLTDILTQSNVVYYPTCVLQGFIVHLYANCVNYILAAMAFDRYIAICKPLRYHAIMTPFTVGGIIALAWGLGFVLVVVMFALQARLPKCKTFIVNVYCSNMTLVQLSCAGDITVNNIYGLVLTGFTQAVSVGVQLFSYLQILKTCLTHSQSDAKIKAVNTCSAQIIIFVLFEIFGTTAILSYRFQNISSNAQKLCGILALTFPPFANPIIYGMKTKDIRNAFIVVLKKKQKVTFT